A single Aggregatilinea lenta DNA region contains:
- a CDS encoding single-stranded DNA-binding protein: protein MAGYQYTIIIGNVGRDPEMRYTQSGVAVCDFSVAVSRRWTDRTTNERREQTTWFRVTAWRALAETVNQYVHKGMQIMVTGMVEASAFMGQDGQPRASLDLTAQDVQFLGQRGDAMESSGEGYPEDAQDLPF from the coding sequence ATGGCTGGGTACCAGTACACGATCATTATCGGTAATGTCGGGCGCGATCCCGAAATGCGCTACACGCAGAGCGGCGTGGCGGTGTGCGATTTCAGCGTGGCCGTATCGCGCCGCTGGACCGACCGCACCACCAACGAGCGGCGCGAGCAGACCACGTGGTTCCGCGTGACGGCCTGGCGCGCACTGGCGGAGACGGTCAACCAGTACGTCCACAAGGGGATGCAGATCATGGTGACCGGCATGGTCGAGGCGTCGGCGTTCATGGGTCAGGATGGCCAGCCGCGCGCTTCGCTGGATCTGACCGCGCAGGATGTGCAGTTCCTCGGCCAGCGCGGCGACGCGATGGAGTCGTCGGGCGAGGGCTACCCGGAAGACGCGCAAGACCTGCCCTTCTAG
- a CDS encoding DUF3467 domain-containing protein: MAEPSKPPAEGAKRQLNLEIPADLPATYANFAIISHSPWEIFLDFAQILPNVPKARVRTRLVLTPANAKMLLRALQDNITRYEQQHGEITLPPRAPSLADQLFRTIHTDDPGDTPDDTPEGEPENE, encoded by the coding sequence ATGGCTGAACCGAGCAAGCCGCCCGCGGAGGGCGCAAAGCGCCAGCTCAATCTGGAAATTCCCGCCGATCTACCCGCGACCTACGCCAACTTTGCGATCATTTCGCACTCCCCGTGGGAGATCTTCCTCGACTTCGCGCAGATTTTGCCCAACGTGCCCAAGGCGCGCGTCCGCACGCGGCTGGTGCTGACGCCCGCCAACGCCAAAATGCTGCTGCGCGCGCTGCAAGACAACATCACGCGCTATGAACAGCAGCATGGTGAGATCACGCTGCCGCCGCGCGCGCCGTCTCTGGCCGACCAGTTATTCCGCACGATCCATACCGACGATCCGGGCGACACGCCGGACGACACCCCGGAAGGTGAGCCTGAGAATGAGTAA
- a CDS encoding haloacid dehalogenase, with translation MSNANYEAIDAIAEEIRATFEAKNAARDAAINQSRTLIRYCANAIRAVHRREWDEAQQRLETARESADLMRAAVADYPDLYYSGYTQDALKEFVEANATYALVRGEALPTPASLDVSEATYLNGMAEAATELRRQILDILRQGHSDEAERLLAAMDAIYGVLITFDFPDAITGGLRRRTDTVRGVLERTRGDLTSSLRQQLLRDALARLEGRIGLNASDAESLDLDTGADDENDVS, from the coding sequence ATGAGTAACGCCAATTACGAAGCCATCGACGCCATTGCGGAGGAAATCCGCGCGACCTTCGAGGCGAAAAACGCCGCCCGCGACGCCGCGATCAACCAATCGCGCACGCTGATCCGCTACTGTGCCAACGCGATCCGCGCGGTGCACCGCCGCGAGTGGGACGAGGCGCAGCAGCGTCTGGAAACCGCCCGCGAGTCCGCCGACTTGATGCGCGCCGCCGTAGCGGATTACCCGGACCTGTATTATTCCGGCTACACGCAGGATGCGCTCAAGGAGTTCGTGGAGGCCAATGCGACCTATGCGCTGGTGCGCGGCGAGGCGCTGCCGACGCCCGCGTCACTGGACGTGAGTGAGGCCACGTATCTGAACGGCATGGCCGAGGCCGCAACCGAGCTGCGCCGCCAGATCCTCGACATCCTGCGCCAGGGGCATTCCGACGAGGCCGAGCGCCTGCTGGCCGCGATGGACGCCATTTACGGTGTGCTGATCACGTTCGACTTTCCCGACGCCATCACGGGCGGGCTGCGCCGCCGGACCGACACCGTGCGCGGCGTGCTGGAACGCACGCGCGGCGACCTGACCAGCAGCCTGCGCCAGCAGCTCCTGCGCGATGCACTGGCCCGGCTGGAAGGGCGCATTGGGCTGAACGCGTCGGACGCCGAGAGCCTGGATCTGGACACGGGCGCAGACGACGAAAACGACGTATCATAG